A section of the Triticum dicoccoides isolate Atlit2015 ecotype Zavitan chromosome 7A, WEW_v2.0, whole genome shotgun sequence genome encodes:
- the LOC119332697 gene encoding probable glutathione S-transferase GSTU6 isoform X4: MAGGEEVKLLGNWASPYVARARLALHLKGVPYEYIEEDFADKSDLLLRSNPVHKAVPVLIHGGKPVCESRVIVQYVDEAFCDTRPPLLPADPRERAAARFWAAFVDDELLAPWGMVMRSGTDEERADGLRRTVAAVDTLEGALGERSEGFFGGDRVGYVDVLLGGMVPWVRVTERLSGHNFFDASKAPLLAAWMECFGELDAARAVFQDVDRLVEYAGTIQARLAAEAGTASN, from the exons ATGGCGGGAGGAGAGGAGGTGAAGCTGCTGGGGAACTGGGCGAGCCCGTACGTGGCCAGGGCGAGGCTGGCGCTGCACCTGAAGGGCGTGCCCTACGAGTACATCGAGGAGGACTTCGCCGACAAGAGCGACCTGCTCCTCCGCTCCAACCCCGTCCACAAGGCGGTGCCGGTGCTCATCCACGGCGGCAAGCCCGTCTGCGAGTCCCGGGTCATCGTGCAGTACGTCGACGAGGCCTTCTGTGACACCCGCCCGCCCCTACTCCCCGCCGACCCCCGCGagcgcgccgccgcccgcttcTGGGCCGCCTTCGTGGACGACGAGCTGCTGGCGCCGTGGGGGATGGTCATGCGGTCGGGCACGGACGAGGAGAGGGCGGA tggttt GCGGCGGACCGTCGCGGCGGTGGATACGCTGGAGGGGGCCCTGGGGGAGCGCTCCGAGGGGTTCTTCGGCGGTGACCGCGTCGGGTACGTCGACGTCCTGCTCGGCGGCATGGTCCCGTGGGTGCGCGTCACCGAGAGGCTCTCCGGCCACAACTTCTTTGATGCCAGCAAGGCGCCGCTGCTGGCGGCGTGGATGGAGTGCTTCGGCGAGCTGGACGCCGCCAGGGCCGTCTTCCAGGACGTCGACAGGCTAGTTGAGTACGCCGGGACGATCCAGGCACGGCTTGCCGCCGAGGCTGGAACTGCCAGCAACTGA
- the LOC119332697 gene encoding probable glutathione S-transferase GSTU6 isoform X1, with protein MAGGEEVKLLGNWASPYVARARLALHLKGVPYEYIEEDFADKSDLLLRSNPVHKAVPVLIHGGKPVCESRVIVQYVDEAFCDTRPPLLPADPRERAAARFWAAFVDDELLAPWGMVMRSGTDEERAEWTAETVAAVDTLEGALGERSEGFFGGDRVGYVDVLLGGMVPWVRVTERLSGHNFFDASKAPLLAAWMECFGELDAARAVFQDVDRLVEYAGTIQARLAAEAGTASN; from the exons ATGGCGGGAGGAGAGGAGGTGAAGCTGCTGGGGAACTGGGCGAGCCCGTACGTGGCCAGGGCGAGGCTGGCGCTGCACCTGAAGGGCGTGCCCTACGAGTACATCGAGGAGGACTTCGCCGACAAGAGCGACCTGCTCCTCCGCTCCAACCCCGTCCACAAGGCGGTGCCGGTGCTCATCCACGGCGGCAAGCCCGTCTGCGAGTCCCGGGTCATCGTGCAGTACGTCGACGAGGCCTTCTGTGACACCCGCCCGCCCCTACTCCCCGCCGACCCCCGCGagcgcgccgccgcccgcttcTGGGCCGCCTTCGTGGACGACGAGCTGCTGGCGCCGTGGGGGATGGTCATGCGGTCGGGCACGGACGAGGAGAGGGCGGAGTGGactgctga GACCGTCGCGGCGGTGGATACGCTGGAGGGGGCCCTGGGGGAGCGCTCCGAGGGGTTCTTCGGCGGTGACCGCGTCGGGTACGTCGACGTCCTGCTCGGCGGCATGGTCCCGTGGGTGCGCGTCACCGAGAGGCTCTCCGGCCACAACTTCTTTGATGCCAGCAAGGCGCCGCTGCTGGCGGCGTGGATGGAGTGCTTCGGCGAGCTGGACGCCGCCAGGGCCGTCTTCCAGGACGTCGACAGGCTAGTTGAGTACGCCGGGACGATCCAGGCACGGCTTGCCGCCGAGGCTGGAACTGCCAGCAACTGA
- the LOC119332697 gene encoding probable glutathione S-transferase GSTU6 isoform X5 codes for MAGGEEVKLLGNWASPYVARARLALHLKGVPYEYIEEDFADKSDLLLRSNPVHKAVPVLIHGGKPVCESRVIVQYVDEAFCDTRPPLLPADPRERAAARFWAAFVDDELLAPWGMVMRSGTDEERAAWTRRTVAAVDTLEGALGERSEGFFGGDRVGYVDVLLGGMVPWVRVTERLSGHNFFDASKAPLLAAWMECFGELDAARAVFQDVDRLVEYAGTIQARLAAEAGTASN; via the exons ATGGCGGGAGGAGAGGAGGTGAAGCTGCTGGGGAACTGGGCGAGCCCGTACGTGGCCAGGGCGAGGCTGGCGCTGCACCTGAAGGGCGTGCCCTACGAGTACATCGAGGAGGACTTCGCCGACAAGAGCGACCTGCTCCTCCGCTCCAACCCCGTCCACAAGGCGGTGCCGGTGCTCATCCACGGCGGCAAGCCCGTCTGCGAGTCCCGGGTCATCGTGCAGTACGTCGACGAGGCCTTCTGTGACACCCGCCCGCCCCTACTCCCCGCCGACCCCCGCGagcgcgccgccgcccgcttcTGGGCCGCCTTCGTGGACGACGAGCTGCTGGCGCCGTGGGGGATGGTCATGCGGTCGGGCACGGACGAGGAGAGGGCGG catggACGCGGCGGACCGTCGCGGCGGTGGATACGCTGGAGGGGGCCCTGGGGGAGCGCTCCGAGGGGTTCTTCGGCGGTGACCGCGTCGGGTACGTCGACGTCCTGCTCGGCGGCATGGTCCCGTGGGTGCGCGTCACCGAGAGGCTCTCCGGCCACAACTTCTTTGATGCCAGCAAGGCGCCGCTGCTGGCGGCGTGGATGGAGTGCTTCGGCGAGCTGGACGCCGCCAGGGCCGTCTTCCAGGACGTCGACAGGCTAGTTGAGTACGCCGGGACGATCCAGGCACGGCTTGCCGCCGAGGCTGGAACTGCCAGCAACTGA
- the LOC119331492 gene encoding protein FAR-RED ELONGATED HYPOCOTYL 3-like produces MDDGIGGVQESSDMSISSDDDGITQRRESNVELAHGPAEAQPDGSLGEPEVGMSFGTENEVREYYNTYAKAKGFGVTRRSSNRDDNGQLKYLTYSCSRYGKAQSNSGNMLKPSRTAGTGCKAKINITRAPDGRFHLSTVILDHNHTLSPLKPRRFRCNKKSDFRVKRRLEPNDPAEIRVNKSSTIPRVTHFDIEKQFQSAYTNSKFKEFQEELTQTMYCDRKLMQKEGAIETYEITEDVLIDEDKGWRKDIVHHVYFSEEEFEVKCSCRRFEFTGILCRHVLCVLTHKKIKEVPPQYVLDRWKKNVNRKHNFIRCTYGGMEDTPAAERFDRLCNSFYPVAEIGAMSDDSCNALMEELHTLKIRFSSNSSSENVKEHVATREDAPSNGKTTSKTIPSPIAVRCAGCPLPRKESMLDKLICQANEKKKEAEQKASSTNLNKKRPRKNRKSSVDGILEQPVMEHSSQQPVCLDGPASSITSQRTFDLAITTSNINPSVTAAIPSGGSSTMVMPQILGEYTLMPFQVQQGSTIVSSSAELHFDGIGGLNNKVDRS; encoded by the exons ATGGATGATGGGATCGGTGGTGTTCAAGAATCAAGTGACATGTCTATTTCGAGCGATGACGACGGCATTACGCAACGAAGGGAAAGCAATGTGGAGCTTGCACATGGCCCTGCTGAAGCTCAACCAGATGGATCACTTGGAGAACCTGAAGTGGGGATGTCCTTTGGTACCGAGAATGAGGTGAGAGAGTACTACAACACATATGCTAAAGCAAAAGGCTTTGGTGTGACGAGAAGGAGCTCAAACCGTGATGATAATGGACAACTGAAGTACCTTACGTATTCCTGCTCTCGCTATGGTAAGGCTCAGTCCAACTCAGGAAATATGTTGAAGCCAAGTCGAACAGCCGGGACAGGATGTAAAGCTAAAATCAATATCACCCGTGCTCCCGATGGGAGGTTTCATCTTTCGACGGTCATTTTGGATCATAATCATACATTAAGTCCACTTAAACCTCGGCGGTTCAGATGCAACAAAAAGTCAGACTTCCGTGTCAAGCGAAGGCTTGAGCCGAATGACCCGGCTGAAATACGAGTAAACAAGAGTTCAACCATACCTCGTGTCACACACTTTGACATCGAGAAGCAATTTCAATCAGCCTATACGAAttcgaagttcaaagaatttcaagaaGAGCTAACACAAACTATGTACTGTGATCGGAAGTTgatgcaaaaggagggggcgatagAAACGTATGAAATCACCGAGGATGTGCTGATTGACGAAGATAAAGGATGGAGAAAAGATATTGTGCACCATGTATACTTCAGTGAGGAAGAGTTTGAAGTTAAGTGTTCATGTCGCCGCTTTGAGTTCACTGGTATTCTCTGTAGGCATGTGTTATGTGTGCTCACTCACAAGAAAATCAAGGAGGTTCCGCCACAATACGTCCTTGATCGGTGGAAAAAAAATGTGAATAGAAAGCACAACTTTATCAGATGCACATATGGCGGCATGGAAGACACTCCTGCTGCAGAACGTTTTGATAGattgtgcaattctttctacccagTTGCAGAGATAGGCGCCATGTCAGATGATTCATGCAATGCTTTGATGGAAGAGCTTCACACCCTGAAAATTCGATTCTCTAGCAACTCAAGTTCTGAAAATGTTAAGGAACATGTTGCTACACGGGAAGATGCACCTTCGAATGGAAAGACAACAAGTAAAACTATACCAAGTCCAATAGCTGTCAGGTGTGCTGGATGTCCTCTACCGAGAAAAGAATCTATGCTTGATAAGCTTATTTGTCAAGCAAACGAAAAGAAGAAGGAAGCTGAACAAAAG GCTTCCTCCACAAATTTAAACAAGAAAAGGCCCCGAAAAAATAGAAAATCATCAGTGGATGGTATTCTAGAACAACCTGTTATGGAACATTCG AGTCAGCAACCTGTTTGTTTGGATGGCCCAGCTAGTAGCATCACATCTCAG AGAACATTTGACTTGGCTATTACCACTAGCAACATAAATCCATCTGTGACAGCTGCAATACCATCTGGAGGTTCATCGACAATGGTTATGCCTCAAATTCTTGGAGAATACACACTTATGCCATTTCAAGTTCAACAAGGATCGactatagtgtccagctctgcagaaTTACACTTTGATGGAATTGGAGGGCTCAATAATAAGGTGGATCGGAGTTAG
- the LOC119332697 gene encoding probable glutathione S-transferase GSTU6 isoform X3 produces the protein MAGGEEVKLLGNWASPYVARARLALHLKGVPYEYIEEDFADKSDLLLRSNPVHKAVPVLIHGGKPVCESRVIVQYVDEAFCDTRPPLLPADPRERAAARFWAAFVDDELLAPWGMVMRSGTDEERAEWTAEIFAAVDTLEGALGERSEGFFGGDRVGYVDVLLGGMVPWVRVTERLSGHNFFDASKAPLLAAWMECFGELDAARAVFQDVDRLVEYAGTIQARLAAEAGTASN, from the exons ATGGCGGGAGGAGAGGAGGTGAAGCTGCTGGGGAACTGGGCGAGCCCGTACGTGGCCAGGGCGAGGCTGGCGCTGCACCTGAAGGGCGTGCCCTACGAGTACATCGAGGAGGACTTCGCCGACAAGAGCGACCTGCTCCTCCGCTCCAACCCCGTCCACAAGGCGGTGCCGGTGCTCATCCACGGCGGCAAGCCCGTCTGCGAGTCCCGGGTCATCGTGCAGTACGTCGACGAGGCCTTCTGTGACACCCGCCCGCCCCTACTCCCCGCCGACCCCCGCGagcgcgccgccgcccgcttcTGGGCCGCCTTCGTGGACGACGAGCTGCTGGCGCCGTGGGGGATGGTCATGCGGTCGGGCACGGACGAGGAGAGGGCGGAGTGGactgctgaaatct TCGCGGCGGTGGATACGCTGGAGGGGGCCCTGGGGGAGCGCTCCGAGGGGTTCTTCGGCGGTGACCGCGTCGGGTACGTCGACGTCCTGCTCGGCGGCATGGTCCCGTGGGTGCGCGTCACCGAGAGGCTCTCCGGCCACAACTTCTTTGATGCCAGCAAGGCGCCGCTGCTGGCGGCGTGGATGGAGTGCTTCGGCGAGCTGGACGCCGCCAGGGCCGTCTTCCAGGACGTCGACAGGCTAGTTGAGTACGCCGGGACGATCCAGGCACGGCTTGCCGCCGAGGCTGGAACTGCCAGCAACTGA
- the LOC119332697 gene encoding probable glutathione S-transferase GSTU6 isoform X2, which yields MAGGEEVKLLGNWASPYVARARLALHLKGVPYEYIEEDFADKSDLLLRSNPVHKAVPVLIHGGKPVCESRVIVQYVDEAFCDTRPPLLPADPRERAAARFWAAFVDDELLAPWGMVMRSGTDEERAEGERRTVAAVDTLEGALGERSEGFFGGDRVGYVDVLLGGMVPWVRVTERLSGHNFFDASKAPLLAAWMECFGELDAARAVFQDVDRLVEYAGTIQARLAAEAGTASN from the exons ATGGCGGGAGGAGAGGAGGTGAAGCTGCTGGGGAACTGGGCGAGCCCGTACGTGGCCAGGGCGAGGCTGGCGCTGCACCTGAAGGGCGTGCCCTACGAGTACATCGAGGAGGACTTCGCCGACAAGAGCGACCTGCTCCTCCGCTCCAACCCCGTCCACAAGGCGGTGCCGGTGCTCATCCACGGCGGCAAGCCCGTCTGCGAGTCCCGGGTCATCGTGCAGTACGTCGACGAGGCCTTCTGTGACACCCGCCCGCCCCTACTCCCCGCCGACCCCCGCGagcgcgccgccgcccgcttcTGGGCCGCCTTCGTGGACGACGAGCTGCTGGCGCCGTGGGGGATGGTCATGCGGTCGGGCACGGACGAGGAGAGGGCGGA gggcga GCGGCGGACCGTCGCGGCGGTGGATACGCTGGAGGGGGCCCTGGGGGAGCGCTCCGAGGGGTTCTTCGGCGGTGACCGCGTCGGGTACGTCGACGTCCTGCTCGGCGGCATGGTCCCGTGGGTGCGCGTCACCGAGAGGCTCTCCGGCCACAACTTCTTTGATGCCAGCAAGGCGCCGCTGCTGGCGGCGTGGATGGAGTGCTTCGGCGAGCTGGACGCCGCCAGGGCCGTCTTCCAGGACGTCGACAGGCTAGTTGAGTACGCCGGGACGATCCAGGCACGGCTTGCCGCCGAGGCTGGAACTGCCAGCAACTGA